The genomic region TTGTATCCCGACGTGGGCACCAGTATCCTGCCATACTTGACAGGCTCCTCCTCGATGTACCGGAACACGACGGTCTCGACGGCGGCCCGCCGGACTACCTCGTCGATCTTGCTCCCAAATATGCTATCCCTGCGCTTGCCATAGGTCGAGCTCGCGAAAAAGATGAGGTCGTACTTCGCCTCGGCCGCCTCCTTGAGTATGCCCTGCACGACGGAGGGGGCGTTCTTGACCAGGTAATTGATCTCCAGGCCTCTTTCGATGGACAGGACATGCGCCTCGGACACGATTTTCATCGCCCGCCGCCATTCCATGGCCGATATGGGAAGCCTGTCCGACGTGATGACGTAAAGCAGCGTTATCCTGCCGTCCGGGCTCAAGAAATTATTGAGGAAATCGACTATGACCTTCATGTTCGAGTCTTTAGATATCGGGATAAGGATATTGCTATACATATGAACTTATGGCTTTACTTGCTTATTCTTTCCAGGGCGAGGTTTAGCTCCAGTACGTTCACCCTGGGCTCTCCCCATAGCCCGAGTAGCCTCCCCCGCGTATGCATTTGTACCAGGCTCCTTACGGTATCCTCGCCCAGGCCGCTCTCCGCCGCCACGCGCGGTACCTGCATCATGGCATTTTCAACCGAAATGTCGGGGTCGAGGCCCGACCCCGATCCCAGCACGGCATCCCCGGGGACCGATGATACGCCATGAAGGGTCCTCGACTCGACTTTACTCAGTAGCGCCGGGTTACTAGGCCCAAGGTTGGATGCGCCGGAGCCTAAGGCATCATAGCCGACGGCGGAAGGCCTGGAATGGAAGCATCCCGGCCCCGTGAAGTTTTGCCCGATGAGGGCTGAGCCGACCACATTGCCATCATGGGTCAAGGGGCTTCCTCCGGCCTGCCACGGGAACGCTGCTCCGGCTACAAGCGTGATTGCAAGCGGATAAAGGACTCCGCATGCCAGCACCGCTAGAGCCGCCAGCGAAACGCTTGGATATATCAGTTTTAGGTAGTTCAAACTCTCACCATCCAGCTTATTAACATGTCGATGAGCTTTATGCCTATGAACGAGCTCAGAAAGCCCCCGAACCCATAGACGAGCAGATTCCTCTTAAGCATCGACGACGCACCTATGGAGCGGTATTTAACGCCGTTCATGGCCACAGGTATTAAAAGAGGAATCACGAGGGCGTTGAAGAGCAGCGCCGACATGACCGCGTTCTTAGGTGAAGAAAGCCCCATGATGTTTAGCGCTGCGAGCGCGGGGAATGTGGGCGAGAAGATGGCGGGCAAGATGGCGAAGTACTTGGCCACGTCGTTGGTGACGCTAAACGTGGTAAGCGCTCCCCTCGTTATTAAAAGCTGCTTGCCTATGGTTACTACCTCGATGAGCTTCGTTGGGTCTGAGTCCAGGTCGACCATGTTGGCCGCATCCTTCGCCGCCGAGGTCCCGTTGTTCATGGCCAGGCCCACGTCTGCCTGCGCCAGCGCCGGGGCGTCGTTCGTGCCGTCGCCGGTCATCGCGACCAGCAGCCCCAGGCTCTGCTCCTTTTTTATTATGGAGAGCTTATCTTCCGGGACGGCGTTTGCGATGTACTCGTCCACGCCCGTATCATTCGCAATAGCAGCCGCCGTGAGCCTGTTATCCCCAGTGCACATGACAGTCTTGATGCCCATGCGCTTCAGCTCGCCTATCCTGTCTCTTATGCCGGGCTTAACGAGGTCCTTGAGCACGACAAGCCCGATGGCCCTGTCATTCACGGCCACAGCCAGCGGCGTCGTCCCGCTTCTCGAAATGTCATCCGCCTTTAACCGCAGGGCGGCAGGGACCTCCTTTACGCGCTTAGCCACGGCATCGAGAGAGCCCTTAATATAAGAAGTGCCGTCCTTCGCGATGAGTCCACTCACCCGCGTCTCGGACGTGAACAATATGGGCTTACAGCCTTCGAGGAGCGCCATCTCACGCTTATGCCCCAGCTTTTCGCCGAGCATGATGATGGACCTGCCCTCTGGCGTCTCATCCATGAGGGAGGCGTTCATCGACGCCCTCACGACATCGTCCATACTTTCCCCCGGAGCAGGTATGAACTCGCTCGCATAGCGGTTACCAATGGTGAGCGTGCCGGTCTTGTCCAGGATGAGCACGTCCACATCCCCGGCCGCCTCTACGGCCCTCCCCGACTTGGCGACCACGTTGACCATGGTGACCCGGTTGACGCCAGCGATGCCTATGGCCGGCAGAAGGCCGCCGATGGTAGTGGGCATGAGGCAAACGAATAGCGCGATGAGCACGCCCATGTCCAGGGAAATGCCATAATACAGGGCGCCGGGCACCATGGCCACTACGACCACCAGGAGCACGATTGTAAGCGAGACGAGCAAGACCGTAAGCGCCACCTCGTTGGGCGTCTTTTGCCTTTCCGCGCCCTCGACCAGCCTTATGATGCGGTCGAGGAACGTCTTGCCAGGCTCCGACGTGATCTTGACCTCAGCCTTCCCCGACAACACTTTAGTCCCGCCTAAAACGGAGGAGCGATCCCCGCCGCTCTCCCTGAGCACTGGCTCAGATTCGCCGGTCATCATCGACTCGTCCAATAATAAAGAGCCTTGCACTATGTTTCCATCGCTGGGCACCAGGTCGCCGGCTTTAAGCAAGACAACATCCCCCAGCTTTAGCATGGTGCTGTTCACTTCGATGACGGCGCCTCCCGGGCCGATGACTCTTGCCATGATCTCCTTCTTCATCCTGCGCAGGCTCTCAGCCTGGGCCTTGCCCTGTGCCTCGGCCAGCGCCTCCGAGAAGAACGAGAACCATATCGTGAGGAGCAACAGGATGGCGATTGCGGAGTAGTCCGCCCGGCCTAGCATCTTACCCTCTGTTGAGAACTCTGATGGGAAAAGGGCTATGAGCGCCGAGACGATGAAGCATAGGTACAGTATGAAGACCACCGGGCTCCTGGCTACGTGCATCGGGTCGAACTTCGACAGGGAGAAGCAGAGCGCGTTCACGAGCAGTTTCGGAGATAGCCAGGAATGGTTTGCCATCATATCACCTCAAAGCGAAGATTTCGGCCAGCGGCCCGAGCGACAGGGCTGGCAGGAACGTGATAGCGCCTACTATGATGATGATGCCCAGCAGGAAGGCTGCAAACGTCAGGTTGTCCGTCGGGAGCGTGCCCGGGGTGGCCTCTATCGGCCTCTTGCCGGATAGCGACCCTGCCACAGCCAGCGCCGCCACAAGGGGCACATACCTGCCCAGGAGCATGACCAGCCCTGATAAGACGTTGAAATAAAGAGTTGTATTCTTGAGGCCGGCCATGCCAGAGCCGTTGTTTGCCGAGGCGGACAGGAATTCGTACATGATCTCGGCAAAGCCACGCGCCCCTGGATTTAGCGTTATGTTGTGCGCAGTGCTGATGAGCGCCGTCAAAGCGGTGGGCGTGAGCACTAAGATGGGGTGCACGATGATTATAAGGGCTATGAGCTTCATTTCTGCGGGCTCGACCTTCTTGCCTAGAAACTCGGGCGTCCTCCCCACCATCAGGCCGGCGATGAAGACCGATAGCAGGACATAGATGAGCATTATGTCGAGCCCCGCCCCGATGCCCCCGGGGACGCATTGTGCCATCATGCCGAACATGGCGCCCACCACCGCCCAGGGCATCATGGAGGTGATCGAGCAGGAGGCGGCGCCGCACTGGACATACGTACACGTCGCTAGGTAAAAAGCGCTCTCGTATGCCGAGAACCTCGCCTCCTTACCCTCAAGGTATCCGGATGCCTGCTGGACGGCCGCCGGAAGATAGGGGTTCGAGGACTCGCCGTACATCATGATGAGCGACATGGGCACGAATATGGCCAGCATGACAGCCATGAGCAGCAATCCCTGCCTTCTGTTGCCTATCATTATGCCGAACGTATAGGGCAACGCCAGCGGTATGAGAAGCGTGAAGAAAAGCTCCAGAACGTTGGTCAAAGGAGAAGGGTTTTCATAAGGGTGGGCCGAATTAGCGCCATAGTAGCCGCCGCCGTTCGTCCCGATCATCTTTATGGCCTCCAGGGACGCGACCGGCCCGAGTGGGATGGATTGCACGGCCCCCGTGACGGCCTTTACCTCCAGCGTGCCGCCAAATGACTGGGGGACGCCGCACGCCGCCAGGATGAGCGCAAATATAACGGATAGCGGGAGAAGCACCCTTACGAGGCCACGCTCTGCATCCTTGAAAAAATTCCCCACTTTACCGTCGGCGGCCTTTAGCCCCCTGATGACGGCGAAGGCCGAGGCGAGACCCGTGGCCGCCGAGAAGAACATGAGCGCCGTGATGACGAGCGCCTGTCCAAGAGGGCTGAAAGTGTCGCCTGCATAGTGCTGCTGGTCCGTGTTCGTCGTAAACGAGGAGGCCGTGTGGAACGCCAGGTCTGGCGTCATGCCCAGCGCGCACAGCACGGCGAATGAAAAAGCCCAGAGGATGGCATTTGTTAGGATCATGGAGATGGCATACTCTTTCCAGTCCATGTCGTAGCCATCGATGCCCCCTAAAGCCCAGGAGATTGCACGCTCCACAGGATCAAGCGCCCTGTCTAAGCAGGTTGGCTTCCCGGAAAATGCCGATGCGAGGTACCCGCCCATCGGCACCGCGCACGCCACCGAGAGGGCCACGATTGCCATGGCCTGGAGGGCGCCAAATAGAAATTCCATGCGTGTCACCGCTCAAAATTTTTCTGGGCGGAGAAGGGCGTAGAAGAGGTAGATGAACGCCGCTATGACAGCTATTATCACTATGACTTCTCCAATCATCTCGCTGCACCCTAATTAAAGCTCATGAATTTTTATTGATATAAATTGTATATAAGTTATGTCCCAACATTAATAGCTAATATAAAAAAAATTACGGTATGGGGCAATAAAAAATAAAGCCCTTTAGGGCCATCAACCGATACGACTTACTTCTTCTTGGGGGCGGCCTTCTTTGCCTTCTCGGCTTCCTTAGGCTTGGCACTTGTGCCACATCCACATCCTGCCAAAATGCTCACCTCTAAAACTAAATAAGCCTCATCATACAAATACCTGACCATTATACAGTTTAATAGCATACGCTATTATGGCCAAACCTGTCCTTTTTAAGGAGCCCATGAAAAATTTACTTCTTCTTGGCCACTTCCTTCTTAGCCTTGCCCTTCTCCGCAGCCTTCTTAGACTTGG from Methanocella conradii HZ254 harbors:
- a CDS encoding universal stress protein → MYSNILIPISKDSNMKVIVDFLNNFLSPDGRITLLYVITSDRLPISAMEWRRAMKIVSEAHVLSIERGLEINYLVKNAPSVVQGILKEAAEAKYDLIFFASSTYGKRRDSIFGSKIDEVVRRAAVETVVFRYIEEEPVKYGRILVPTSGYKNALRAVRMAEALAARSKGEITIMYVGPKKSDADKVLDPLLDDIKKKGVKAQKIFMKGSPADMVLEEAGKGYDLMMIGATERPYYYQFLLGSTADRLVREAPCPVLMVKTVG
- the kdpB gene encoding potassium-transporting ATPase subunit KdpB, whose protein sequence is MANHSWLSPKLLVNALCFSLSKFDPMHVARSPVVFILYLCFIVSALIALFPSEFSTEGKMLGRADYSAIAILLLLTIWFSFFSEALAEAQGKAQAESLRRMKKEIMARVIGPGGAVIEVNSTMLKLGDVVLLKAGDLVPSDGNIVQGSLLLDESMMTGESEPVLRESGGDRSSVLGGTKVLSGKAEVKITSEPGKTFLDRIIRLVEGAERQKTPNEVALTVLLVSLTIVLLVVVVAMVPGALYYGISLDMGVLIALFVCLMPTTIGGLLPAIGIAGVNRVTMVNVVAKSGRAVEAAGDVDVLILDKTGTLTIGNRYASEFIPAPGESMDDVVRASMNASLMDETPEGRSIIMLGEKLGHKREMALLEGCKPILFTSETRVSGLIAKDGTSYIKGSLDAVAKRVKEVPAALRLKADDISRSGTTPLAVAVNDRAIGLVVLKDLVKPGIRDRIGELKRMGIKTVMCTGDNRLTAAAIANDTGVDEYIANAVPEDKLSIIKKEQSLGLLVAMTGDGTNDAPALAQADVGLAMNNGTSAAKDAANMVDLDSDPTKLIEVVTIGKQLLITRGALTTFSVTNDVAKYFAILPAIFSPTFPALAALNIMGLSSPKNAVMSALLFNALVIPLLIPVAMNGVKYRSIGASSMLKRNLLVYGFGGFLSSFIGIKLIDMLISWMVRV
- the kdpF gene encoding K(+)-transporting ATPase subunit F; translated protein: MIGEVIVIIAVIAAFIYLFYALLRPEKF
- the kdpA gene encoding potassium-transporting ATPase subunit KdpA, with the translated sequence MEFLFGALQAMAIVALSVACAVPMGGYLASAFSGKPTCLDRALDPVERAISWALGGIDGYDMDWKEYAISMILTNAILWAFSFAVLCALGMTPDLAFHTASSFTTNTDQQHYAGDTFSPLGQALVITALMFFSAATGLASAFAVIRGLKAADGKVGNFFKDAERGLVRVLLPLSVIFALILAACGVPQSFGGTLEVKAVTGAVQSIPLGPVASLEAIKMIGTNGGGYYGANSAHPYENPSPLTNVLELFFTLLIPLALPYTFGIMIGNRRQGLLLMAVMLAIFVPMSLIMMYGESSNPYLPAAVQQASGYLEGKEARFSAYESAFYLATCTYVQCGAASCSITSMMPWAVVGAMFGMMAQCVPGGIGAGLDIMLIYVLLSVFIAGLMVGRTPEFLGKKVEPAEMKLIALIIIVHPILVLTPTALTALISTAHNITLNPGARGFAEIMYEFLSASANNGSGMAGLKNTTLYFNVLSGLVMLLGRYVPLVAALAVAGSLSGKRPIEATPGTLPTDNLTFAAFLLGIIIIVGAITFLPALSLGPLAEIFALR
- the kdpC gene encoding potassium-transporting ATPase subunit KdpC, which gives rise to MNYLKLIYPSVSLAALAVLACGVLYPLAITLVAGAAFPWQAGGSPLTHDGNVVGSALIGQNFTGPGCFHSRPSAVGYDALGSGASNLGPSNPALLSKVESRTLHGVSSVPGDAVLGSGSGLDPDISVENAMMQVPRVAAESGLGEDTVRSLVQMHTRGRLLGLWGEPRVNVLELNLALERISK